One Micromonospora sp. WMMD812 genomic window carries:
- the rny gene encoding ribonuclease Y, with translation MSAFDVVLLAVVLVLTVVVVGAVLLGVRALRRFQGAPAPEDPAFIAEKDRQEQSLAALRSAADEANSTIDVAKSAAAAARAEAAAAKAEAKAARAEARRVLDDARTEADTVLERAHKQAEADAEQLRKAARRSGEREVAVLAATTREQAAEVERRAARMDERERLHTEEVERLAERERQLTASSAALAAREAALGRREAELLEAEELRRRELERVAGLTADTARAELIEAIESQAKREAALLVRDIEADARSTGEQRARHIVVDAIQRVASEQTAESVVSVLHLPGDEMKGRIIGREGRNIRAFESVTGVNLIIDDTPEAVLLSCFDPVRREVGRLTLEKLVLDGRIHPHRIEEVYELARHEVDQLCQRAAEDALVEVGITEIHPELVSLLGRLRYRTSYGQNVLKHLVETAHIAGIMAAELKLDVPTIKRSAFLHDIGKALTHEVEGSHAIIGADLARKYGESEDVVHAIEAHHNEVPPQTIEAVLTQASDACSGGRPGARRESLEAYVKRLERIEEIAASKLGVEKVFAMQAGREIRVMVKPDDVDDIGAAVLARDVAKQIEEELTYPGQIRVTVVRESRVTEIAR, from the coding sequence ATGAGCGCCTTCGACGTCGTGCTCCTCGCTGTCGTACTGGTCCTGACGGTGGTGGTGGTCGGCGCCGTACTGCTGGGAGTGCGGGCGCTACGCCGGTTCCAGGGCGCGCCGGCTCCGGAGGATCCGGCCTTCATCGCCGAGAAGGACCGGCAGGAGCAGTCGCTGGCAGCCCTGCGCAGCGCGGCCGACGAGGCGAACAGCACGATCGACGTGGCGAAGTCCGCGGCGGCGGCCGCCCGGGCCGAGGCCGCGGCGGCGAAGGCGGAGGCGAAGGCGGCCCGGGCCGAGGCCCGGCGGGTGCTCGACGACGCCCGAACCGAGGCGGACACCGTGCTGGAGCGGGCCCACAAGCAGGCCGAGGCCGACGCGGAGCAGTTGCGCAAGGCCGCCCGGCGCAGCGGTGAGCGCGAGGTGGCGGTCCTCGCCGCGACCACCCGGGAGCAGGCGGCCGAGGTGGAGCGGCGGGCCGCCCGGATGGACGAGCGGGAGCGGCTGCACACCGAGGAGGTCGAGCGGCTCGCCGAGCGGGAGCGCCAACTCACCGCGTCCAGCGCCGCGCTGGCGGCCCGGGAGGCCGCGCTCGGCCGGCGGGAGGCAGAGCTGCTCGAGGCCGAGGAGCTGCGTCGCCGCGAGCTGGAGCGGGTGGCCGGGCTGACCGCCGACACCGCCCGGGCGGAGCTGATCGAGGCCATCGAGTCGCAGGCCAAGCGGGAGGCCGCGCTGCTGGTGCGCGACATCGAGGCGGACGCCCGCAGCACCGGCGAGCAGCGTGCCCGGCACATCGTGGTGGACGCCATCCAGCGGGTGGCGAGCGAGCAGACCGCGGAGAGCGTGGTCAGCGTCCTGCACCTGCCCGGGGACGAGATGAAGGGCCGCATCATCGGCCGGGAGGGGCGCAACATCCGCGCCTTCGAGTCGGTGACCGGGGTCAACCTGATCATCGACGACACGCCGGAGGCGGTGCTGCTCTCCTGCTTCGACCCGGTCCGCCGCGAGGTCGGCCGGCTCACGCTGGAGAAGCTGGTCCTGGACGGGCGGATCCACCCGCACCGGATCGAGGAGGTCTACGAGTTGGCCCGACACGAGGTGGACCAGCTCTGCCAGCGGGCCGCCGAGGACGCGCTGGTCGAGGTCGGCATCACGGAGATCCACCCGGAGCTGGTCAGCCTGCTCGGTCGGCTGCGCTACCGCACGTCGTACGGGCAGAACGTCCTCAAGCACCTGGTGGAGACGGCGCACATCGCCGGCATCATGGCCGCCGAGCTGAAGCTGGATGTGCCGACCATCAAGCGGTCGGCGTTCCTGCACGACATCGGCAAGGCGCTCACCCACGAGGTGGAGGGCAGCCACGCGATCATCGGCGCCGACCTGGCCCGCAAGTACGGCGAGAGCGAGGACGTGGTGCACGCCATCGAGGCGCACCACAACGAGGTGCCGCCGCAGACCATCGAGGCCGTGCTGACCCAGGCCTCCGACGCCTGCTCCGGCGGCCGTCCGGGTGCCCGGCGGGAGAGCCTGGAGGCGTACGTCAAGCGGCTGGAGCGGATCGAGGAGATCGCGGCCAGCAAGCTGGGCGTGGAGAAGGTCTTCGCCATGCAGGCCGGCCGGGAGATCCGGGTGATGGTCAAGCCGGACGACGTCGACGACATCGGCGCGGCCGTGCTGGCCCGGGACGTCGCCAAGCAGATCGAGGAGGAGCTGACCTACCCGGGCCAGATCCGGGTCACCGTGGTCCGCGAGTCCCGGGTGACCGAGATCGCCCGCTGA
- a CDS encoding 3-keto-5-aminohexanoate cleavage protein — protein sequence MRPVLKACLNGGRGQAEHPAVPVTPADLAADAARCVALGVAAVHVHPRDGAGAESLRPEVIADALTAVRAARPDLPVGVSTGAWIEPDPAARVAAVRAWHVLPDFASVNAHEEGAEAVAAALHERGILVEAGLWTVEAVAAYRGWRVPAGRILVECMAEQPAVALADAARVLSALPTGSDAPPVLLHAEGPATWPVLADAVRRGLHTRIGLEDTLRLPDGTPAPDNASLVTAARAAGAR from the coding sequence GTGCGGCCGGTGCTGAAGGCGTGCCTCAATGGCGGGCGCGGCCAGGCCGAGCATCCCGCCGTGCCCGTCACGCCGGCCGACCTGGCCGCCGACGCCGCACGCTGCGTCGCGCTCGGCGTGGCGGCCGTACACGTCCACCCCCGCGACGGGGCCGGCGCCGAGTCGCTGCGCCCCGAGGTGATCGCCGACGCGCTGACCGCCGTCCGGGCCGCCCGGCCCGACCTGCCCGTCGGGGTGAGCACCGGCGCCTGGATCGAGCCGGACCCGGCCGCCCGGGTGGCCGCCGTCCGGGCGTGGCACGTGCTGCCCGACTTCGCCTCGGTGAACGCACACGAGGAGGGCGCCGAGGCGGTCGCCGCCGCCCTGCACGAGAGAGGCATCCTGGTGGAGGCCGGGCTCTGGACGGTCGAGGCGGTCGCCGCGTACCGGGGCTGGCGGGTTCCCGCGGGCCGCATCCTCGTCGAGTGCATGGCCGAGCAGCCCGCCGTCGCACTGGCCGACGCGGCCAGGGTGCTCTCCGCCCTGCCCACCGGCAGCGATGCCCCGCCGGTGCTGCTGCACGCCGAAGGCCCAGCGACGTGGCCGGTGCTCGCCGACGCCGTCCGCCGGGGCCTGCACACCCGCATCGGCCTCGAAGACACACTCCGCCTGCCGGACGGCACCCCCGCCCCCGACAACGCGTCCCTCGTCACCGCCGCCCGCGCCGCCGGCGCCCGCTGA
- a CDS encoding regulatory protein RecX, which produces MAGRRARTGRGWDAGPPRAGDANGAPRPRRGRRGRPEEAADPEVAAPPRDEAEVAREICLRQLAIRPRTRAELAGALAKRGISDEVSAEVLDRYDEVGLIDDAAFARAWVSSRHAGRGLARRALANELRQRGVDRDVAQEALGELDESTEAETARALVERKLRTARGEPDAVFRRLVGMLARKGYPPGVAIRAVKDALAAQSAEAAEFAEQIDADALADAETDMDRDSRATE; this is translated from the coding sequence GTGGCAGGACGACGCGCCCGCACGGGGCGGGGCTGGGACGCCGGTCCACCCCGGGCGGGCGACGCCAACGGTGCGCCGCGCCCTCGCCGCGGCCGTCGCGGCCGGCCCGAGGAGGCCGCCGACCCGGAGGTGGCAGCCCCACCACGGGACGAGGCCGAGGTGGCCCGGGAGATCTGTCTGCGTCAGCTCGCCATCCGACCGCGCACCCGGGCCGAGCTGGCCGGCGCGCTCGCCAAGCGGGGCATCTCCGACGAGGTGTCGGCGGAGGTGCTCGACCGCTACGACGAGGTCGGTCTCATCGACGACGCCGCCTTCGCCCGCGCCTGGGTGTCCAGCCGGCACGCTGGGCGCGGCCTGGCCCGCCGGGCGCTCGCCAACGAGCTGCGTCAGCGCGGGGTCGACCGCGACGTGGCCCAGGAGGCGCTCGGTGAGCTGGACGAGAGCACCGAGGCCGAGACGGCACGCGCCCTGGTGGAGCGGAAGCTGCGCACCGCCCGGGGCGAGCCCGACGCCGTGTTCCGCCGGCTGGTGGGCATGCTGGCCCGCAAGGGCTACCCGCCCGGCGTGGCCATCCGGGCGGTGAAGGACGCGCTGGCGGCGCAGAGCGCCGAGGCGGCCGAGTTCGCCGAGCAAATCGACGCGGACGCGCTCGCCGACGCCGAGACCGACATGGACCGCGACAGCCGGGCGACCGAGTGA
- the recA gene encoding recombinase RecA gives MAAGPDREKALDLALAQIDKQFGKGSVMRLGERPVIQTAVIPTGSIALDVALGVGGLPRGRVVEIYGPESSGKTTVALHAVANAQRAGGIAGFIDAEHALDPEYAKALGVDTDALLVSQPDTGEQALEIADMLVRSGALDIIVIDSVAALVPRAEIEGEMGDSHVGLQARLMSQALRKITGVLNNTGTTAIFINQLREKIGVMFGSPETTTGGRALKFYASVRLDVRRIESLKDGTDVVGNRTRVKVVKNKVAAPFKQAEFDIMYGKGISREGSLIDVGVEQAIIRKSGAWYTYDGDQLGQGKEKAREFLRENPDVAAEIEKKILEKLGVGIGASDAAGGPELPPVDF, from the coding sequence ATGGCGGCAGGGCCGGACCGGGAGAAGGCGCTCGACCTTGCTCTCGCTCAGATCGACAAGCAGTTCGGCAAGGGCTCGGTGATGCGGCTGGGGGAGCGGCCGGTCATCCAGACCGCGGTGATCCCGACCGGGTCCATCGCGCTCGACGTGGCGCTCGGCGTGGGCGGTCTGCCCCGCGGCCGGGTCGTCGAGATCTACGGTCCCGAGTCCAGCGGTAAGACCACGGTTGCGCTGCACGCGGTCGCCAACGCGCAGCGAGCCGGTGGCATCGCCGGCTTCATCGACGCCGAGCACGCCCTCGACCCGGAATACGCGAAGGCGCTCGGGGTCGACACCGACGCGCTGCTGGTGTCCCAGCCGGACACCGGCGAGCAGGCGCTGGAGATCGCGGACATGCTGGTCCGCTCCGGCGCGCTCGACATCATCGTCATCGACTCGGTGGCCGCGCTGGTGCCGCGTGCCGAGATCGAGGGCGAGATGGGCGACAGCCACGTCGGCCTCCAGGCCCGGCTGATGAGCCAGGCGCTGCGGAAGATCACCGGTGTGCTCAACAACACCGGCACGACGGCGATCTTCATCAACCAGCTTCGCGAGAAGATCGGTGTGATGTTCGGCAGCCCGGAGACCACCACCGGTGGTCGGGCGCTGAAGTTCTACGCCTCGGTCCGGCTCGACGTCCGCCGGATCGAGAGCCTCAAGGACGGCACCGACGTGGTCGGCAACCGCACCCGGGTCAAGGTCGTGAAGAACAAGGTCGCGGCACCGTTCAAGCAGGCCGAGTTCGACATCATGTACGGCAAGGGCATCTCCCGCGAGGGCTCGCTGATCGACGTCGGCGTCGAGCAGGCGATCATCCGCAAGTCCGGCGCCTGGTACACCTACGACGGTGACCAGCTCGGCCAGGGCAAGGAGAAGGCCCGCGAGTTCCTCCGGGAGAACCCGGACGTCGCCGCCGAGATCGAGAAGAAGATCCTCGAGAAGCTCGGCGTCGGGATCGGTGCGAGCGACGCGGCCGGTGGCCCGGAGCTGCCGCCGGTCGACTTCTGA
- a CDS encoding DUF3046 domain-containing protein — translation MRLTDFWTRLEEAFGPGYAASIASDQVLSQLGGRTIEQALAGGEETHVVWRAVCAAYPDRVPARLR, via the coding sequence GTGCGGCTGACCGACTTCTGGACGCGGCTGGAGGAGGCGTTCGGTCCCGGCTACGCGGCCAGCATCGCCTCCGACCAGGTGCTCTCCCAGCTCGGCGGGCGGACCATCGAGCAGGCTCTCGCCGGGGGCGAGGAGACGCACGTGGTGTGGCGCGCGGTCTGCGCCGCCTATCCCGACCGGGTGCCCGCGCGACTACGCTGA
- a CDS encoding MFS transporter: MATTDVTAPVAAPDVAPIQRRTLRLLFGTQIVGGIGVTIGIAVGALLAARIAGTAVAGLAQSAAVVGGALLAVPITRIMNGHGRRPGLAVAYLAGAVGAVLVVLATVTGWVPLLFLGMLFFGGGTAANLQARYAAVDLAEPARRGRQLSLIVWATTIGAVAAPNFAALADRTTSGWGLPPLAGPFAFSAAAFVLAAGVLLLLLRPDPLLTARRLAAAPAPVAAGPAPEVTPPAEAVTPPARTARRGAGMRAAWQVVRGRPAARLGIAAVAVGHVVMVAVMSMTPVRLGESHGDADVLRVVGIVLSLHIAGMYALSPLVGWLTDRVGRRAVILTGVASLLAACAVAGTAGHDTPRLSVGLVLLGLGWSGTMVAGSTLLSESVPAAVRPSVQGFSDLTMGLAGAVAAAVSGFVMRAAGYPVLTLLAAVATVPLVALALRPVPVGAPDEED; this comes from the coding sequence ATGGCCACCACGGACGTGACCGCGCCGGTCGCCGCACCCGACGTCGCGCCGATTCAGCGGCGGACCCTGCGGCTGCTCTTCGGGACCCAGATCGTCGGCGGGATCGGCGTCACCATCGGCATCGCCGTGGGGGCGCTGCTCGCCGCGCGGATCGCCGGCACCGCGGTGGCCGGTCTGGCCCAGAGCGCCGCCGTGGTGGGCGGGGCGCTGCTGGCGGTACCGATCACCCGCATCATGAACGGGCACGGGCGCCGGCCGGGTCTGGCCGTCGCGTACCTGGCCGGTGCGGTCGGCGCCGTGCTGGTGGTGCTCGCCACGGTCACCGGCTGGGTGCCGCTGCTCTTCCTCGGCATGCTGTTCTTCGGCGGCGGCACGGCCGCGAACCTCCAGGCCCGCTACGCGGCGGTGGACCTCGCCGAGCCCGCCCGGCGGGGCCGCCAACTCTCGCTGATCGTCTGGGCCACCACCATCGGCGCGGTGGCCGCGCCGAACTTCGCCGCGCTGGCCGACCGCACGACCAGCGGATGGGGCCTGCCGCCGCTGGCCGGCCCGTTCGCGTTCAGCGCCGCGGCGTTCGTGCTCGCCGCCGGCGTACTCCTCCTGCTGCTGCGGCCCGACCCGCTGCTCACCGCACGCCGGCTGGCGGCGGCCCCGGCGCCGGTCGCGGCCGGCCCCGCGCCCGAGGTCACCCCGCCGGCCGAGGCCGTCACCCCACCGGCCCGGACCGCCCGGCGCGGCGCCGGGATGCGGGCGGCGTGGCAGGTGGTACGCGGCCGCCCGGCCGCCCGGCTCGGCATCGCCGCGGTGGCGGTGGGCCACGTGGTGATGGTGGCCGTCATGTCGATGACCCCGGTCCGCCTCGGCGAGTCCCACGGCGACGCGGACGTGCTGCGCGTGGTCGGGATCGTGCTGAGCCTCCACATCGCCGGCATGTACGCGCTCTCCCCACTGGTGGGGTGGCTCACCGACCGGGTCGGCCGGCGGGCGGTGATCCTCACCGGCGTCGCGTCGCTGCTCGCCGCGTGCGCGGTCGCCGGCACCGCCGGGCACGACACGCCCCGGCTCTCGGTGGGCCTCGTCCTGCTCGGCCTGGGCTGGTCCGGCACCATGGTGGCCGGCTCCACGCTGCTTTCGGAGTCGGTGCCGGCGGCCGTCCGCCCGAGCGTGCAGGGCTTCTCGGACCTGACCATGGGGCTGGCCGGCGCCGTGGCCGCCGCGGTCAGCGGGTTTGTCATGCGGGCCGCCGGTTATCCGGTCCTCACCCTGCTCGCGGCGGTCGCGACCGTGCCCCTGGTGGCGCTAGCGTTGCGGCCGGTGCCGGTGGGGGCACCGGACGAGGAGGACTGA
- a CDS encoding UdgX family uracil-DNA binding protein (This protein belongs to the uracil DNA glycosylase superfamily, members of which act in excision repair of DNA. However, it belongs more specifically to UdgX branch, whose founding member was found to bind uracil in DNA (where it does not belong), without cleaving it, appears to promote DNA repair by a pathway involving RecA, rather than base excision.) encodes MAEQTESASGAQRFIPPDADTLDDLRAAAGGCRGCELYRDASQTVFGRGDESARVVFVGEQPGDMEDQKGLPFVGPAGRLLRKAVDDANLDPGHIYLTNAVKHFRFEMRGKRRIHQTPDRVHITACRPWLVAEFARLRPEIVVVLGATAAKALLGPAFRVTRQRGELLPWPASAQHPEDFQRVPVDSAGKLADTPPAQLLATIHPSAVLRADDQDKAYEGLVADLTVAARALAG; translated from the coding sequence ATGGCCGAGCAGACCGAGAGCGCCTCCGGCGCCCAGCGGTTCATCCCGCCCGACGCCGACACCCTCGACGACCTGCGGGCCGCCGCCGGCGGATGCCGGGGCTGCGAGCTCTACCGCGACGCGTCGCAGACCGTGTTCGGCCGCGGCGACGAGAGCGCGCGGGTGGTCTTCGTCGGCGAGCAGCCCGGCGACATGGAGGACCAGAAAGGACTACCTTTCGTGGGTCCGGCCGGCCGACTGCTCCGCAAGGCGGTCGACGACGCCAATCTCGACCCGGGGCACATCTACCTGACGAACGCCGTCAAGCACTTCCGGTTCGAGATGCGCGGCAAGCGGCGCATCCACCAGACCCCGGACCGGGTGCACATCACCGCCTGCCGCCCCTGGCTGGTCGCGGAGTTCGCCCGGCTGCGCCCGGAGATCGTCGTGGTGCTCGGCGCCACCGCGGCCAAGGCGCTGCTCGGCCCGGCCTTCCGGGTCACCCGGCAGCGCGGCGAGCTGCTGCCCTGGCCGGCGTCCGCCCAGCACCCGGAGGACTTCCAGCGGGTGCCGGTCGACAGCGCGGGCAAGCTGGCCGACACCCCACCCGCGCAGTTGCTTGCCACCATCCACCCGTCGGCCGTGCTGCGCGCCGACGACCAGGACAAGGCGTACGAGGGGCTGGTCGCCGACCTCACCGTCGCCGCCCGCGCGCTCGCCGGATAG
- a CDS encoding aminotransferase class I/II-fold pyridoxal phosphate-dependent enzyme — MSARYQVTGATAVEISASIESGIRTAALPPGAALPPVRALAAELAVSPATVARAYRELRQRGLVATAGRHGTRVRPRPPVAAHRSALRPPPVTGVRDLSAGEPDPGLLPPLGPHLAALAADVGPPVSYSAAGVLPELAEAARARLAADGVPAGDLTVTGGALDGIERLLGAHLRPGDAVAVEDPGWANLLDLVAALGLRPVGVPVDEEGPVVAGVAAALAAGARALIVTSRAQNPTGAAVSAARAGALRDLLAGRPDLLLIEDDHAAELARVPLHPLAGATPSWAFLRSASKPYGPDLRLAVLVGDETTVARVAGRARVGAGWVSTVLQRLVLALWRDPTVAELVERAADSYDRRREALLAALAERGLSGHGRSGINVWLPVPDETSAVTALRDAGWSVAPGALYRIAGPPGLRVTVSPLTDADIAPLADALAHAAHPAGPARFTA; from the coding sequence GTGTCAGCACGTTATCAGGTCACCGGGGCGACGGCCGTCGAGATTTCGGCCAGCATCGAGTCGGGCATCCGCACCGCCGCCCTGCCGCCCGGCGCGGCCCTCCCGCCGGTCCGGGCGCTCGCGGCCGAGTTGGCGGTCAGCCCGGCCACCGTGGCCCGCGCCTACCGGGAGCTGCGGCAGCGCGGGTTGGTCGCGACCGCCGGCCGGCACGGCACCCGGGTCCGGCCCCGCCCGCCGGTCGCCGCCCACCGTTCGGCGCTGCGCCCACCGCCCGTGACCGGCGTGCGCGACCTCTCCGCCGGCGAGCCGGACCCGGGCCTGCTGCCGCCGCTCGGTCCGCACCTGGCCGCCCTCGCCGCCGACGTCGGCCCGCCGGTCAGCTACTCGGCTGCCGGGGTGCTCCCCGAACTGGCCGAGGCGGCCCGGGCTCGGCTCGCCGCCGACGGCGTACCGGCCGGGGATCTGACGGTCACCGGCGGGGCGCTGGACGGCATCGAGCGGCTGCTCGGCGCGCACCTGCGCCCCGGTGACGCGGTGGCGGTCGAGGACCCGGGCTGGGCCAACCTGCTCGACCTGGTCGCCGCCCTCGGGCTGCGCCCGGTCGGCGTGCCGGTCGACGAGGAGGGGCCGGTGGTGGCCGGGGTCGCCGCGGCACTGGCCGCCGGGGCGCGGGCGCTGATCGTGACCAGCCGCGCGCAGAACCCGACCGGCGCCGCGGTCTCCGCCGCGCGTGCCGGCGCGCTGCGCGACCTCCTCGCCGGCCGGCCGGACCTGCTGCTCATCGAGGACGACCACGCCGCCGAGCTGGCCCGCGTACCCCTGCATCCGCTGGCCGGCGCGACCCCGAGCTGGGCCTTCCTCCGCTCGGCGAGCAAGCCCTACGGCCCCGACCTGCGCCTCGCCGTGCTGGTCGGCGACGAGACCACGGTGGCGCGGGTCGCCGGCCGGGCCCGGGTCGGCGCCGGCTGGGTCTCCACCGTGCTGCAACGGCTGGTGCTCGCGCTCTGGCGCGACCCGACCGTCGCCGAACTGGTCGAGCGGGCGGCCGACAGCTACGACCGGCGCCGGGAGGCGCTGCTCGCCGCGCTGGCCGAGCGGGGGCTCAGCGGGCACGGCCGCAGCGGCATCAACGTCTGGCTGCCCGTACCGGACGAGACCAGCGCGGTGACCGCGCTGCGCGACGCCGGCTGGTCGGTCGCGCCCGGCGCGCTCTACCGGATCGCCGGCCCGCCCGGCCTGCGGGTCACCGTCAGCCCGCTCACCGACGCCGACATCGCGCCCCTGGCGGACGCGCTGGCCCACGCCGCCCACCCCGCCGGGCCGGCCCGCTTCACCGCCTGA
- a CDS encoding bifunctional pyridoxamine 5'-phosphate oxidase family protein/GNAT family N-acetyltransferase — translation MHPTDRTTYPRTARTTASRNRGRMSYDRAAAHAVLDEAYHCTLGFTVDGEPRALPTLHVRIGDTLYLHGSTGGRPLLAARGDGLPVCVAVTLLDGLVYGRSQLHHSANYRSLVAHGTARLVTDEREKTDAMTALVEKAGAGRAADSRPPTRRELAETAVLALPLREVSVRARAGGVRDDEADLDLPHWAGVVPLRLTPGRPEPDAGVTAPVPAYLRAARSPWHEPAALRGEHVALEPLDLAHADELHTATADPEVWRHLWRPLPTDAAGTAAVIAEALDAYQQGERVPWVQRCAATGAVVGSTSYYEVDPQRRSVAIGYTFLGRPWWRTAINTEAKLLLLGRAFDDLGAVRVVWHTDIRNARSQRAIERLGATREGVLRMHRQRPDGSWRDTVQYAMTVDEWPNAQVTLRERLRRTAPVA, via the coding sequence ATGCACCCCACCGACCGGACCACGTACCCCCGGACCGCGCGGACGACGGCGAGCCGGAACCGCGGCCGGATGAGCTACGACCGGGCCGCCGCGCACGCGGTGCTGGACGAGGCGTACCACTGCACGCTCGGCTTCACCGTCGACGGCGAGCCGCGAGCGCTGCCGACCCTGCACGTCCGCATCGGCGACACGCTCTACCTGCACGGCTCCACCGGCGGCCGGCCGCTGCTCGCCGCCCGGGGCGACGGGCTGCCGGTCTGCGTGGCGGTCACCCTGCTCGACGGCCTGGTCTACGGGCGGTCGCAGCTCCACCACAGCGCCAACTACCGCTCGCTGGTCGCGCACGGCACCGCCCGCCTGGTCACCGACGAACGGGAGAAGACCGACGCGATGACCGCCCTGGTGGAGAAGGCCGGCGCCGGGCGCGCCGCGGACAGCCGCCCGCCGACCCGCCGCGAACTGGCCGAGACCGCCGTGCTGGCGCTGCCGCTGCGCGAGGTCTCGGTCCGGGCCCGGGCCGGCGGCGTACGGGACGACGAGGCCGACCTCGACCTGCCGCACTGGGCGGGCGTGGTGCCGCTGCGGCTGACCCCGGGCCGCCCCGAGCCGGACGCCGGCGTGACCGCGCCCGTCCCGGCGTACCTGCGCGCGGCCCGCTCGCCCTGGCACGAGCCGGCGGCGCTGCGCGGCGAGCACGTGGCGCTGGAGCCGCTCGACCTCGCGCACGCCGACGAGCTGCACACCGCCACCGCCGACCCCGAGGTCTGGCGGCACCTGTGGCGGCCCCTGCCGACCGACGCCGCCGGGACGGCGGCCGTCATCGCCGAGGCGCTGGACGCGTACCAGCAGGGCGAACGGGTGCCCTGGGTGCAGCGCTGCGCGGCGACCGGCGCGGTGGTCGGCAGCACGTCCTACTACGAGGTGGACCCGCAGCGACGGTCGGTGGCGATCGGCTACACCTTCCTCGGCCGGCCCTGGTGGCGGACGGCGATCAACACCGAGGCGAAGCTGCTGCTGCTCGGCCGGGCCTTCGACGATCTGGGCGCGGTGCGGGTCGTCTGGCACACCGACATCCGCAACGCGCGCTCGCAGCGGGCCATCGAGCGGCTCGGTGCGACCCGGGAGGGGGTGCTGCGGATGCACCGGCAGCGCCCCGACGGCTCCTGGCGGGACACCGTCCAGTACGCCATGACCGTCGACGAGTGGCCGAATGCACAGGTCACGCTCCGGGAAAGGCTTCGCCGGACGGCCCCGGTGGCGTGA
- the leuE gene encoding leucine efflux protein LeuE → MMSDVLGITDIGTYVLGTVAIVLLPGPNSLFVLSTAAKRGVGAGYRAAGGVFLGDGVLMFLSAAGVASLLQTYPPLFLVVKYAGAAYLGYVGLTMLRGAWRRWRDRNDPAAPRLIDAAEPAAMRSPFRKALVISLLNPKAILFFISFFIQFVDPGYAWPALSFALLGLIAQVTSALYLTVLIFAGTFLAAQFRQRRRLAAGATTGVAALFLGFSVKLATASV, encoded by the coding sequence ATGATGTCCGACGTGCTGGGGATCACCGACATCGGAACGTACGTGCTGGGCACCGTGGCCATCGTCCTGTTGCCCGGGCCCAACTCTCTCTTCGTGCTCTCGACCGCCGCCAAGCGCGGCGTGGGCGCCGGCTATCGGGCCGCCGGCGGGGTCTTCCTCGGCGACGGGGTGCTGATGTTCCTCTCCGCCGCCGGGGTGGCGTCGCTGCTCCAGACGTACCCACCGCTCTTCCTGGTGGTGAAGTACGCCGGCGCGGCGTACCTCGGTTATGTGGGGTTGACGATGCTGCGCGGCGCCTGGCGGCGCTGGCGCGACCGCAACGACCCGGCCGCGCCGCGGCTCATCGACGCGGCGGAGCCGGCGGCGATGCGCAGCCCGTTCCGCAAGGCGCTGGTGATCAGCCTGCTCAACCCGAAGGCGATCCTCTTCTTCATCTCGTTCTTCATCCAATTCGTCGACCCCGGCTACGCCTGGCCGGCGCTCTCGTTCGCGCTGCTCGGGCTGATCGCGCAGGTGACCAGTGCGCTGTACCTGACCGTGCTGATCTTCGCGGGGACCTTCCTGGCCGCGCAGTTCCGCCAACGCCGCCGGCTCGCGGCGGGGGCGACCACCGGCGTGGCCGCCCTGTTCCTGGGCTTCAGCGTCAAGCTCGCCACCGCGAGCGTGTAG